A genome region from Setaria italica strain Yugu1 chromosome III, Setaria_italica_v2.0, whole genome shotgun sequence includes the following:
- the LOC101781992 gene encoding 40S ribosomal protein S9-2, translating to MVHVSFYRNYGKTFKKPRRPYEKERLDAELKLVGEYGLRCKRELWRVQYALSRIRNAARHLLTLDEKNPRRIFEGEALLRRMNRYGLLAEGQNKLDYVLALTAENFLARRLQTLVFKAGMAKSIHHARVLIKQRHIRVGRQIVNVPSFMVRVESEKHIDFSLSSPFGGGPPGRVKRKNQNKATGGGGDGGDEDEE from the exons ATGGTGCACGTCAGCTTCTACCGCAACT ATGGTAAGACATTCAAGAAGCCAAGGCGTCCTTATGAGAAGGAGCGTCTTGATGCTGAACTGAAGCTCGTCGGTGAGTACGGGCTGAGGTGCAAGCGTGAGCTGTGGAGGGTCCAGTATGCTCTGAGCAGGATCCGTAATGCTGCGAGGCACTTGCTCACACTTGATGAGAAGAACCCCCGCCGTATCTTTGAGGGTGAGGCGCTGCTCCGCCGCATGAACCGCTATGGGCTGCTTGCTGAGGGTCAGAACAAGCTTGATTACGTCCTTGCCCTCACTGCTGAGAACTTCCTCGCAAGGCGCCTTCAGACTCTTGTCTTCAAGGCTGGCATGGCCAAGTCCATCCACCATGCTCGTGTCTTGATCAAGCAACGTCACATCAG GGTTGGCAGGCAAATCGTCAACGTCCCATCTTTCATGGTGAGGGTGGAGTCTGAGAAGCACATTGACTTTTCACTGTCAAGCCCGTTCGGTGGAGGCCCCCCAGGCAGGGTGAAGAGGAAGAACCAGAACAAGGCaactggtggtggcggcgatggtggtgatgaggatgaggagtgA